AACTCTTCGTTGTCATCGTAGGTCATCTTGTTGCGCTGCCTTCGAGCAATTAAAGTCTCTTTTTCGTGAGGTTTGAGCCATCGTGCTTCGGTGACTTCATTGGGGATTTGGAACCAAGTGATAGGAACGAGACACATGGAAATGATACCTTCAACAAGGAAACTGCAAATCGGTTATCCGTCAATGCTCGGCGGAAAGGAATATTAATGCGCACTCACAGCCATTGCCAGCCAGCCAAGTTACCCTTGATATGAGATAGACCGAAAGCCAACAGACCTCCAAAAGCGCTAGAGATGGCAGAAAATACAAATACGACCGTCTGTCGAGAAACATATTCGTCTCGGTTGTAGGTCATGGTCAAGTAAAGGGTGGTGCAGGGGATCATACCGGCTTCAAAAGCACCTAAAAGGATTCGGACGGCCAGTAGCTGGTCATAGTTTTTAATGAAGGCGCTACCAATGGTGATGGAGGCCCAACATATGGTGGTGGCAGTCACTATCAGATGTCAGGCAGGGTAAGGAAGTAATGAATAACAACTTCGACACTCACACAGATAGCGAGGcttgatcatcttcaacaaaACGGTCCCTGTTGGTCGAGCTGAGCATTCCGACCTGCTGACAAAGACAAGCAAGCATGTGACTTACAAAAAGGTTCAAAGACTACATAAGTAGCATAAACTACTGACGTAGCTGCACCAAACTGGTTATCAACGAGACCAAGGTCGGCAGAGAACGTTGTCAATTTCTAGAGAATAAGTCAGAAAAAGGTTGATTATCTAGTTTGACAAAGACTTGCGGCGTTACCAATGTTTGACCGATCTTCAGCCAAGTCAGCGTTCGCTCAATGTCATTCGATACTTGAGCTTACCAAGGAAAGACATCATGTATAGGGCCTAACATGAAGGTCAGATCTGTAGAGAGATATACAACAGTTATTCACACAACTTACACCGAACACGGGGATTAGGTTCCAATCAATCTTTCTCAagatcctcttctcctctgaaTAATCAATATCCTCAATGGTAAGTTCCTCTCCAACATCGGCCACCGTGATCTTCTCATCGTACTTGAcgttcccttcttcttcgtctgtTGGTGTACGCGACATGGCAGCGTGTGGGCTTTTATTTGTAGCAAAGGGGTGCATAGGAAGGAATGACAACGCATACTAAATTGGCCAGCCTTTTAAGTGCAAGAAGGGACAGCGAAGGCTATTGGACTCGAGATAAGGTGGGGGTTGATAGCAGATAAGGGTATAAATCTGGAGTAGATCAAATTGATCCAGTATAGTAGTTGCGATCCCGAGAACGCGAAAATGCACTTGCCCAAAAACGGTATAATTAATGGGGGTTATGGGCCAAAAATAAATAGAGCCACTGCATATAAAACATCATCATAGCAAGGATCGCATTTTATTTCCCAAGTTAAAAAGGCACTGTGGCCTATATTTTTCAGAAATCACCATCGGCAAAGTGAAGGGCGGGTTCTCGGGGAACTGAAAAGATAAGAATTGATCAGCTGGCCATTATCGCCCACATTGTTATTCCGAGCTTCCGAACATGGTATTAGTATATAGAACGCCACGGGAATTTGGTCGACATCGTATAAATGGCGAGCAGGGAATTGACTTTGCCAGACGTCACCAACTATCTGTCCACTTTATTCGTATCCGACTCCCACACTCACACTCACACTCCCAATCACATAAGCAACATTAGACACAATGTCCGCTGCTTACCAGCCTCCTTCCGCTGAAGGCAAGCCCTTCATCCCCGACTGGATTCCTCCTGCGCCTACGAAGACTGAGCAAGACTGGGCCGACCTTCACACAATCGAACTCTCTCGCCTTGACTCCGATGACCCCAAAGTCGTCGAAGAGCTTGTCGACCTTGCTAGGATTGCTatcaaggaagatggtTTCCTCTATCTCAAGGACTACGGTGTCTCCCTTGATCAGGTAAGTCAGATGAGCCAGTATCGCGCCAGTCCCCATCAAAAATGCTAATCTTTCTATGTTAGCTGATGCGCCAATTCTCTATCGCGCAATATCTTCACGCCAACATCTCTCAAGAGGACAAGGCAAAGCTTCTTTGGGACCCCGAAAGCGGTCTCTTCGAGGGTTACAAGGCTCCTTTCGGCTGGAAAGTGAGCTCTCATTGGTTATCTGACCCATCGCAATGACAATGCTTACTCTGAGCTCCAGCGTGTGCCGGGACGACCAGACGGTATCTCTCAGTTCAATTTCTACACTCCCGAATACGAGGATATGGAGAAGATTCCCAAATGTGTGCAGCCGTTCATGGACGAGATCACTGCTTTCTCCACTGTGCGTTCCCATTGTATGTCTATTCTTGTCAGTTCGTTGACTTCTAGACAATGCAGTATCTCACCCAATCTGTTAATCGACGACTTTTGAAACTGCTTTCCAAGGTCCTTGAACTCCCCGATGACTACCTTTGGCAGAACGTTCAATCCACAGGTGGCCCTGTAGCTGAAGGTTACTTCCGTCACGCTCTTTTCaggcctcctcctcctgaaAGCAAGGCTCTTTCTGGTGGGATAAGGATGAATGGGTGAGACTCATCTCCTACTATACGTGATATCCGTCCACTGACAAAAATATAATCAGCCACACTGATTATGGAACTACGactctccttttctctgtTCCTATCTCTTGCTTACAAATTTGGGGTCGAGATGAGAAGTGGCGCTATGTCAAGTATGAGCCTGGAGCTCTTGTCATCAATATCGGCGAGACTCTTGAGAGTAAGTCTAAGCACTCTGGTGTCAAGTCGATCGATGGCTAATGAGCACGCTCCAGTCCTTTCTGGTGGTCACTTCAAGGCCACTCGACACAGAGGTAGATTCTACCTTTCCACCAGATCTGTAACAATTGCTAACTATTGACTACAGTTTTCGAACCCCCTGCCGACCAAGTCAACGAAGAACGTCTttccctcgtcctcttcaacGCCTCCAAGGGTCACTTGCGCATGACTCCTTGTATGGGTGAGTCATCTATCCATCCCCCATCATATACAGAGCAATGCTAATGAGCAGGACAGACTCGCCAGTTCTCCAGAAGGAAGGCTGCATTGAAGAACAAGGTGTCTACAAAGAGTTCAAGACTATCATGGATTCTGGTATTCCTGTTCCAACCAATAAACAATGGCGTGAAGCTCAGATTGCGTCGATGAGAGATGTTACTACGCCTCAGAAGGAAGTGACTGTCAATGGCAAGTTGATGTCTTACAGGGAGTTTTTCGGTGTCAAGGTTTTGTTGCCTGTGTAGACGCTCCGTGGTCGTGATATCTTGGTTTTAGACGTTGTGATTAGTATATATAGAAAAAGCTGTATTTTGGTATATGTACACAGTCACATGAATGGCAAGAGTCTTCCAATCCTGTTCCATTCTGTGTCTTTGAGCTGCGATACAAATGCGGAAAACGTTACCCATAGATTACGGCCGTTGACAGTAATGGGAGCGCTGAACACATTTATTCATCCAAACGACCTACATAAAGGTGACAATCCCTCAGTGATGTATTTTTACAACGAATATACGGCTACAAGGGATTCCAAGCACCTAATTCAACAAGTTCATATTCACTTGTTCAAGTATATCTTCTATCGACGCATTTGAAGGATCATCCTTTACAGATGCCCGTAAAATTGCAACCATATCGGAGACCTTTCTCTTTGACGATCGATCTGCCGGTAAACCCTCGGCAGCAGCTTTGGCCCAATCTTGAATGATTATGCTACCTCGATCGAGGTAATGTAACGCTCGTAACGAGCCGGTGGAACGATAAACTGATAAATGGATCATGATACAACATACTAAGGTTCCTTTGAGTAA
This Cryptococcus neoformans var. neoformans JEC21 chromosome 14 sequence DNA region includes the following protein-coding sequences:
- a CDS encoding expressed protein, giving the protein MSAAYQPPSAEGKPFIPDWIPPAPTKTEQDWADLHTIELSRLDSDDPKVVEELVDLARIAIKEDGFLYLKDYGVSLDQLMRQFSIAQYLHANISQEDKAKLLWDPESGLFEGYKAPFGWKRVPGRPDGISQFNFYTPEYEDMEKIPKCVQPFMDEITAFSTYLTQSVNRRLLKLLSKVLELPDDYLWQNVQSTGGPVAEGYFRHALFRPPPPESKALSGGIRMNGHTDYGTTTLLFSVPISCLQIWGRDEKWRYVKYEPGALVINIGETLEILSGGHFKATRHRVFEPPADQVNEERLSLVLFNASKGHLRMTPCMDSPVLQKEGCIEEQGVYKEFKTIMDSGIPVPTNKQWREAQIASMRDVTTPQKEVTVNGKLMSYREFFGVKVLLPV